A window of Chloracidobacterium sp. N contains these coding sequences:
- a CDS encoding outer membrane lipoprotein carrier protein LolA has translation MQRRHFLLKSLVGFGWWLTAGPAGGHAASRPTPDAARLLEAVLRRYSRLNTLTAAFTQIHQGRQTLREQGTLALQRQGRMRWDYTAPNVKQFLCDGKHTYFYSAARQRYTVEPVRASRDPRTPFLFLLGDRRAARLFRQVELAAVPPVRPGYVVLRLTPRERIELVTAVLVECHPTTFELARISLISAAGEQDDFLLSEIVENPPLPDGFFTFTPPAGVQRATP, from the coding sequence ATGCAGCGCCGCCATTTTCTGTTGAAAAGCCTGGTGGGTTTCGGCTGGTGGCTGACGGCCGGCCCGGCTGGAGGGCATGCCGCCTCACGCCCGACGCCCGATGCGGCCCGTCTGCTGGAAGCCGTTCTCCGGCGCTACAGCCGCCTGAACACGCTCACGGCCGCATTCACCCAGATTCACCAGGGACGCCAGACCCTCCGCGAGCAGGGCACGCTGGCGCTGCAACGGCAGGGGCGGATGCGCTGGGATTACACCGCGCCCAACGTCAAACAGTTTCTGTGCGACGGCAAGCACACCTACTTCTACAGCGCCGCCCGGCAGCGGTACACCGTAGAGCCGGTGCGCGCGAGCCGTGATCCCCGTACGCCGTTTCTGTTTCTGCTGGGCGACCGGCGGGCAGCCCGGCTGTTCCGTCAGGTTGAACTGGCGGCCGTACCGCCGGTGCGTCCGGGCTACGTCGTTCTGCGGCTGACACCACGGGAGCGCATCGAGCTGGTGACGGCGGTACTGGTTGAATGCCACCCCACGACCTTTGAACTGGCGCGGATTTCACTCATCAGCGCCGCCGGTGAACAGGACGACTTCCTGCTTTCGGAGATTGTTGAAAATCCGCCTCTGCCGGACGGCTTCTTTACCTTTACTCCACCGGCCGGGGTCCAGCGCGCGACGCCCTGA
- a CDS encoding VWA domain-containing protein, with translation MNLNPLPGRMPGRLILVGLCLLALGVPSVLPCGPVLAQSGATRKTTPPPPENDKPNRTLPDEQPSAKPGRTSQEAQEGQDPNRPMGTPRRRPPTKAPTTDDEGNVIVLATDVVNLEVVVYDKKTGRLFTDLKPANFTILEDGVKQEITNFRAGDSDLTLVMVLEYSRVIGPLVFEVLEPAAQFIERFVRPNDYISIVAFDLRPKVLTDFTNDPAVLRSNIALLYRNFPAFTESNLFDTLKFVIKGGKLDGEDYTGLEEVQGRTAILLIALGIDTFSRINYDQARKIVENAGVPVYCIGIGNLFYKLNDPRLSPEANLTFLQAFNTLRTFAESSGGRYFPVTFIGELPTTLRSIDTLLRNQYNLGYEPTNPRREGKRRKIEVLVDVDGDGKPDNKRLEVQHRRSYIEPGGNDSKRKK, from the coding sequence GTGAACCTGAACCCGCTCCCTGGTCGGATGCCCGGCCGTCTCATCCTCGTCGGCCTGTGCCTTCTGGCGCTTGGTGTGCCGTCTGTCCTGCCCTGCGGCCCGGTGCTGGCGCAGTCCGGTGCGACGCGGAAAACAACTCCGCCGCCCCCTGAAAACGACAAGCCCAACCGGACACTCCCCGATGAACAGCCCTCGGCAAAACCCGGCCGCACCTCCCAGGAAGCGCAGGAAGGGCAGGACCCGAATCGTCCGATGGGCACGCCGCGCCGGCGTCCTCCGACCAAGGCCCCAACCACCGATGACGAAGGCAATGTCATCGTGCTGGCGACGGATGTCGTCAATCTGGAAGTCGTCGTCTATGACAAGAAGACGGGCCGCCTTTTTACCGACCTCAAACCGGCGAACTTCACCATTCTGGAAGACGGCGTCAAACAGGAAATCACCAATTTTCGGGCCGGTGACAGCGACCTCACGCTCGTCATGGTGCTCGAATACAGCCGTGTCATTGGGCCGCTTGTGTTTGAAGTGCTCGAACCGGCGGCGCAGTTCATCGAGCGGTTCGTACGCCCCAACGATTACATCTCCATCGTCGCGTTTGACCTGCGCCCCAAAGTGCTCACGGACTTCACGAACGACCCGGCCGTGCTGCGCTCCAACATCGCGCTCCTGTACCGCAACTTCCCGGCCTTCACGGAAAGCAACCTCTTCGACACGCTGAAGTTCGTCATCAAGGGCGGAAAGCTCGACGGCGAGGACTACACCGGGCTGGAAGAAGTCCAGGGCCGCACGGCCATTCTGCTCATTGCCCTTGGCATTGATACGTTCAGCCGCATCAACTATGACCAGGCGCGCAAAATCGTCGAAAATGCCGGCGTGCCGGTGTATTGCATCGGCATCGGCAACCTGTTCTACAAGCTCAACGACCCACGGCTGTCGCCGGAGGCCAACCTGACCTTCCTCCAGGCGTTCAACACCCTGCGCACCTTCGCCGAAAGCTCTGGCGGGCGCTATTTCCCGGTGACGTTCATCGGTGAACTGCCGACGACCCTGCGCTCGATTGATACCCTGCTGCGCAACCAGTACAACCTGGGCTACGAACCGACCAACCCGCGCCGGGAGGGCAAGCGGCGCAAGATCGAAGTGCTCGTGGATGTGGACGGCGACGGCAAACCGGATAACAAGCGCCTCGAAGTCCAGCACCGGCGCAGCTACATCGAACCCGGCGGCAATGACAGCAAGCGCAAGAAGTGA
- a CDS encoding MFS transporter, whose protein sequence is MSSRTPISRPIMLLGLVSLLTDMASELLYPIAPLYLTGPLGASLVLVGLLEGIAEGMGGFLKGYFGALSDRLGTRAPFVQAGYTLSALSKPLPGLWPAAGAVVVGRLADRLGKGLRSAPRDALLAGYAPAGAQGRVFGFHRAMDTAGAVLGPLLAIAFLTWRPGDYTTLFLLAFLPGILAVLCVWWVKDVPFQPAPGRRFAPFAVFAYWRSAPAAYRQLVAALTLFGLINSSDVFLILKAKQVGFSDTAAIGGYVLYNGVYALAAYPAGDLADRLGKRQVIVLGLGLYAVVYAGFALLTQIWQVWLCFALYGLYAAATEGVSKAWIADLVPPEQRGSAIGLQTMLASFSVLVASSLAGLLWEQVAPAAPFWLAAGGAGLAALWLGTVSPDARVEHQSGDNLSGRRDV, encoded by the coding sequence GTGAGCAGCCGCACGCCCATTTCACGTCCCATTATGCTGCTCGGTCTGGTCAGCCTGCTGACCGACATGGCCAGCGAGCTGCTCTACCCGATTGCACCGCTCTACCTGACCGGGCCGCTCGGCGCTTCGCTTGTCCTGGTCGGTCTTCTGGAAGGCATTGCCGAAGGCATGGGTGGTTTTCTCAAGGGCTACTTCGGCGCGCTCTCCGACCGGCTCGGCACGCGCGCGCCCTTCGTGCAGGCGGGTTACACCCTGTCGGCACTTTCCAAGCCGCTTCCCGGTCTGTGGCCGGCCGCCGGTGCAGTCGTCGTGGGACGGTTGGCTGACCGCCTGGGCAAGGGACTGCGCAGCGCCCCACGGGATGCCCTGCTGGCCGGTTATGCCCCGGCCGGGGCGCAGGGGCGCGTGTTTGGGTTCCACCGGGCAATGGATACGGCTGGTGCGGTGCTGGGTCCACTGCTGGCCATTGCCTTTCTCACCTGGCGGCCCGGCGACTACACCACGCTGTTTCTGCTGGCGTTTCTGCCCGGCATCCTGGCCGTGCTCTGCGTGTGGTGGGTCAAGGATGTGCCCTTTCAGCCAGCGCCCGGCCGGCGCTTTGCGCCCTTTGCTGTCTTTGCCTACTGGCGCAGTGCACCGGCGGCATATCGTCAACTGGTGGCAGCGCTCACCCTGTTCGGCCTGATCAACAGCAGTGACGTGTTTCTCATTCTTAAGGCCAAACAGGTCGGATTTTCGGATACGGCCGCCATTGGCGGCTATGTGCTTTACAACGGGGTCTATGCCCTGGCGGCCTACCCGGCTGGCGACCTGGCCGACCGCCTGGGCAAGCGGCAGGTCATCGTGCTGGGGCTGGGCCTGTATGCCGTCGTGTATGCCGGGTTTGCACTCCTGACGCAAATCTGGCAGGTCTGGTTGTGCTTTGCGCTGTATGGTCTCTATGCCGCCGCGACGGAAGGCGTCAGCAAGGCGTGGATTGCCGACCTTGTTCCGCCCGAACAGCGTGGGTCAGCCATTGGTTTGCAGACCATGCTGGCCAGCTTCAGCGTCCTTGTGGCGAGCAGCCTGGCGGGACTGCTCTGGGAGCAGGTCGCGCCGGCAGCCCCCTTCTGGTTGGCGGCGGGCGGAGCCGGGCTGGCCGCCCTTTGGCTGGGTACGGTCTCGCCCGACGCGCGGGTTGAACATCAGTCCGGGGATAACTTGTCGGGCCGTAGGGACGTGTGA
- a CDS encoding metallophosphoesterase — translation MRVFALGDPHLSFARPKPMHIFGEHWRNHADRIAAAWSALGTPDDVLILAGDLSWAMRAEDVSPDLDWIARLPGRKLIIRGNHDYWWHSLAKVRAMADRSIIPLQATCFVLERVAFVGTRGWQCPGDEPSTDTLERQEALLRREKVRREYTAQDRKIYLREVGRLRLGLEAARQRRSEFDKLVVILHYPPMNARHEPSGFTELLAEYDVDWCVYGHLHGAAIATAFNGQLGRTRLQLVSADSLDFTPFQLDL, via the coding sequence ATGCGTGTCTTTGCCCTGGGTGATCCCCATCTGTCCTTCGCCCGCCCCAAGCCCATGCACATTTTCGGTGAGCACTGGCGCAACCACGCCGACCGGATTGCGGCGGCCTGGTCGGCACTGGGAACGCCCGATGATGTTCTCATTCTGGCTGGCGATCTTTCCTGGGCCATGCGCGCTGAAGATGTAAGCCCCGACCTCGACTGGATCGCCCGGCTTCCAGGGCGAAAGCTCATCATTCGCGGCAACCACGACTACTGGTGGCACTCGCTGGCCAAGGTACGGGCCATGGCAGACCGCTCCATCATCCCCCTGCAGGCCACGTGCTTTGTGCTGGAACGGGTGGCCTTCGTCGGGACACGCGGCTGGCAGTGTCCGGGCGATGAACCAAGCACTGATACGCTCGAACGCCAGGAAGCCCTGTTGCGCCGCGAAAAGGTGCGCCGGGAATACACCGCGCAGGACCGCAAGATTTACCTGCGTGAAGTCGGAAGGCTGCGTCTGGGACTCGAAGCCGCCCGCCAGCGCCGGAGTGAGTTCGACAAACTCGTGGTCATCCTCCACTATCCCCCAATGAACGCCCGCCACGAACCAAGCGGTTTCACGGAGCTGCTGGCTGAGTACGATGTGGACTGGTGTGTATATGGTCACCTGCACGGCGCGGCCATTGCCACAGCTTTCAACGGGCAACTGGGGCGGACCCGCTTGCAGTTGGTCAGCGCCGACAGCCTTGATTTCACGCCTTTTCAACTCGACCTGTGA
- a CDS encoding sugar transferase, giving the protein MSQTTLPPLGSPSSSTAVPFVRLVPSVSDSAFHSLGPLVIAGLLLFDALAATGSLAAGIWMASTFWQVEPSFTPYVPFLPTLLLVRILTLRHYGLYRLRGAFRYSDDLLGAFKGVSLGCIYGFVTLLFFHRGILDQPLFLSRVVFVCDWAIMLLLVVASRVLLRQAQSWARSEGYGLIPAFVVGVGEEARVCIAEINESPRLGYKVLGVLTTEERTADVPDTIEDVPVIGTFDDLPELARALGIKEVLITDAQLHPRRIFNAMMNAGRKHHLNFRVVPSLFNCLPEKTQIEQLGSLPMIQLFRDPLSGVNRFLKRALDVVGAGLGLIVLSPLLALIAIAIRRESPGPIFYRQERVGMDGRTFQMLKFRSMYADATDEIHRRLMVETIKYPAHANRGTRGKPLYGKVFNDPRLTKVGKWIRRYSLDELPNLWNVLKGEMSLVGPRPPIPYEVAEYQDWHRARFNVRGGVTGLWQVSGRNRLTFEQMVRLDIYYIENWSLWLDIKILLRTIPVVLRGDNTY; this is encoded by the coding sequence ATGTCACAAACAACGCTTCCGCCGCTTGGGTCGCCTTCATCTTCGACGGCCGTTCCTTTCGTTCGTCTTGTACCTTCAGTCAGCGACAGCGCGTTTCATTCCCTGGGACCTCTGGTCATTGCCGGGCTGCTGCTTTTCGATGCCCTGGCCGCCACCGGGTCACTGGCCGCCGGCATCTGGATGGCTTCGACCTTCTGGCAGGTCGAGCCCTCGTTTACCCCCTATGTTCCGTTCCTGCCGACGCTGCTGCTCGTCAGGATACTGACACTCCGGCACTATGGACTCTACCGGCTGCGCGGGGCATTTCGATACTCGGACGACCTTCTGGGGGCATTCAAAGGCGTTTCGCTGGGGTGTATCTACGGTTTCGTAACCCTGCTGTTTTTCCACCGTGGCATTCTCGACCAGCCGCTGTTTCTGTCACGGGTGGTGTTTGTCTGTGACTGGGCCATCATGCTCCTGCTGGTCGTTGCCAGCCGGGTGCTTCTGCGGCAGGCGCAGTCCTGGGCCCGGAGCGAGGGCTACGGTCTCATCCCGGCGTTCGTGGTCGGCGTCGGGGAGGAAGCCCGCGTCTGTATTGCGGAAATCAACGAGTCGCCGCGTCTGGGGTACAAGGTGCTGGGGGTCCTCACCACGGAGGAGCGGACGGCGGATGTCCCGGATACCATCGAAGATGTGCCGGTCATTGGCACGTTCGATGACCTGCCGGAGCTGGCCCGGGCGCTCGGCATCAAGGAAGTCCTCATCACCGATGCCCAGCTTCATCCGCGCCGGATTTTCAATGCCATGATGAATGCCGGCCGGAAACACCACCTCAACTTCCGGGTCGTTCCGAGCCTGTTCAACTGTCTGCCCGAAAAAACCCAGATCGAGCAGCTTGGCTCACTGCCGATGATCCAGCTTTTTCGTGATCCGCTGTCGGGGGTCAACCGGTTTCTGAAGCGCGCGTTGGATGTGGTGGGCGCCGGGTTGGGGTTGATCGTGCTGTCGCCGCTCTTGGCCCTGATTGCCATTGCCATCCGCCGTGAGTCGCCGGGTCCGATTTTCTACCGGCAGGAACGGGTCGGTATGGATGGGCGCACCTTCCAGATGCTCAAGTTCCGTTCGATGTATGCCGATGCCACGGACGAGATTCACCGGCGGTTGATGGTCGAAACGATCAAATATCCGGCCCACGCCAATCGCGGGACGCGCGGAAAACCACTCTACGGCAAGGTGTTCAACGATCCGCGCCTGACGAAAGTCGGCAAGTGGATTCGCCGCTACAGCCTCGATGAGCTGCCCAATCTGTGGAACGTGCTCAAGGGCGAGATGAGCCTGGTCGGCCCGCGTCCGCCCATTCCCTACGAGGTTGCCGAGTATCAGGACTGGCACCGGGCCCGTTTCAATGTCAGAGGCGGTGTGACGGGCCTGTGGCAGGTTTCGGGGCGCAATCGGCTCACGTTTGAGCAGATGGTGCGGCTGGACATCTACTACATCGAAAACTGGTCATTGTGGCTCGACATCAAGATTCTGCTCCGCACGATTCCGGTCGTGCTCCGGGGCGACAACACCTACTGA